The window ATGCAGCTGTTTCTGGTGTTCTTCGGTGTGGCACTGGCCGGGATCGAGATTTCGCCGTGGATGGCGGCGGCGATCGCCCTGACGCTGTTCACCAGCGCTTACCTGGCGGAGATCTGGCGCGGCTGCGTCGACTCGATCCCCCACGGCCAGTGGGAAGCCTCGTCGAGCCTGGCGCTCAACCCGCTGGAGCAACTGCGCTACGTGATCCTGCCGCAAGCCCTGCGCATCGCCGTGGCGCCGACCGTGGGCTTCTCGGTGCAAGTGGTCAAAGGCACCGCCGTCACCTCGATCATCGGTTTCACCGAACTGACCAAGACCGGCGGCATGCTCGCCAACGCCACCTTCGAACCGTTCATGGTCTACGGCCTCGTCGCCCTCGGCTATTTCCTGCTCTGTTATCCCTTGTCCCTCAGTGCGCGCTACCTGGAAAGGAGACTGCATGCCTCTGCTTAGAATTTCCGCCTTGCATAAATACTACGGCGATCACCATGTGCTCAAAGGCATCGACCTGAGCGTCGAGGAAGGCCAGGTAGTGGCGATCATCGGCCGCAGCGGCTCGGGCAAATCCACCTTGTTACGCACGCTCAACGGCCTGGAGTCGATCAACGACGGCGTGATCGAAGTCGATGGCGAATACCTCGACGCCGCCCGCGCCGATCTGCGCAGCCTGCGGCAGAAGGTCGGGATGGTGTTTCAGCAGTTCAATCTGTTCCCGCACCTGACCGTGGGCGAAAACGTGATGCTTGCGCCGCAAGTGGTGCAAAAGGTCCCGAAAGCCAAGGCCGCCGAGCTGGCGCGAGAGATGCTGGAACGAGTCGGGCTGGGAGAAAAATTCGACGCGTTCCCCGATCGGCTGTCCGGTGGGCAGCAACAACGGGTGGCGATTGCCCGCGCTCTGGCGATGTCGCCGAAGGTATTGCTGTGCGATGAAATCACCTCGGCGCTGGACCCGGAGCTGGTCAACGAAGTGTTGAGCGTGGTCCGGCAACTGGCCAAGGAAGGCATGACGCTGATCATGGTCACCCACGAAATGCGCTTCGCCCGGGAGGTTGGGGATAAGTTGGTGTTCATGCACATGGGCAAGGTGCATGAAGTGGGTGATCCGAAGGTTTTGTTTGCCAATCCGCAGACGGCGGAGTTGGCGAACTTCATTGGCACCGTCGAAGCGACAGCCTGAAACAACCTCATTGTCTTTAATGCCCTCATCGCTAGCAGGCTAGCTCCCACAGGGGTACGCATTCCAATGTGGGAGCCAGCCTGCTGGCGATTGACCGCGTAGCGGGCACCGACTTTCCTGCACTGGATCAAGGCTTTGAACACTGCGCGTTGGCGGCAGCGTTTGATCGTGGCACGATGTCGAGGTTATCGACCGAGACCCCCAGACCATGCCGCAATCCCAAGCCAAGAATCTGTCCCTGATCGCCGCAATCGACCTGGGCTCCAACAGCTTTCACATGGTCGTGGCCAAGGCCCAGAACGGCGAAATCCGTATTCTCGAGCGTCTCGGGGAGAAGGTTCAGCTGGCCGCCGGCATCGACGAAGAGCGCCGTCTCAGCGAAGAATCCATGCAACGCGGGCTCGATTGCCTCAAGCGGTTTGCCCAACTGATCAACGGTATGCCGCTCGGCGCCGTGCGGATCGTCGGCACCAACGCCCTGCGCGAAGCCCGCAACCGCGCCGAATTCATCCACCGCGCCGAAGAAATCCTCGGCCATCCGGTGGAAGTCATCTCCGGCCGTGAAGAGGCGCGCCTGATCTACCTCGGCGTGTCCCACACCCTCGCCGACACGCCGGGCAAGCGCCTTGTGGCCGACATTGGCGGCGGCAGTACCGAATTCATCATAGGTCAGCGCTTCGAACCGTTGCTGCGCGAGAGCCTGCAAATGGGCTGCGTCAGCTACACCCAGCGTTATTTCAAGGACGGCAAGATCACTCCGGCCCGCTACGCCCAGGCGTACACCGCGGCGCGGCTGGAGATCATGAGCATCGAACACGCCCTGCACCGCCTGACCTGGGATGAAGCCATCGGCTCCTCGGGCACCATCCGCGCCATCGGTCTGGCGCTGAAGGCCGGCGGCCACGGCAGCGGTGAAGTCAACGCCGAAGGCCTGGCCTGGCTCAAGCGCAAGCTGATCAAACTCGGCGATGTCGACAAAATCGACTTCGAAGGCATCAAGCCTGATCGCCGGGCGATCTTCCCGGCGGGCCTGGCGATTCTCGAAGCGATCTTCGACTCCCTCGAACTGCAACGCATGGATCACTGCGAAGGTGCCCTGCGTGAAGGTGTGCTGTATGACCTGCTGGGCCGCCATCATCACGAAGACGTGCGCGAACGCACCCTGACTTCGCTGATGGAGCGTTATCACGTCGATCTGGAACAGGCCGTTCGCGTCGAGCGCAAAGCCCTGCATGCCTTCGATCAGGTGGCCAAGGATTGGGATCTGGAAGACGGCGTCTGGCGTGAACTGCTCGGCTGGGCGGCCAAGGTCCATGAAGTGGGCCTGGACATCGCTCACTATCAGTATCACAAGCACGGCGCCTACCTGATCGAGCATTCCGACCTGGCCGGCTTCTCCCGCGAAGACCAGTTGATGCTCGCGCTACTGGTGCGTGGCCACCGCCGCAACATCCCCAAGGACAAGTTCGCCGATTTCGACGATGACGGCATCAAGCTGATTCGCCTGTGCGTGCTGCTGCGCTTTGCGATCCTGTTCCACCACATCCGCGGCACCCAGCAAATGCCTCAGGTAGAACTCAACGCCAAGGGCAATCACCTGGAAGTGGTGTTCCCGAAAAACTGGCTGGATGAAAACCAGCTGACCCAGGCCGACTTCGAAATCGAAGCGCAATGGCTGACGCGGGTGGATGTCGTCCTCAGCGTTCGCTGAACTCGGTCCTGTAGGAGCACGGCTTGCCGGCGATGGCGATCTCGAGGGCGCCATCGCCAGCAAGCTGTGCTCCTACAGGGGATGACACAAACAAAAATGGCGATCCTTTTGGATCGCCATTTTTTTACAACTAGCCGGCGTTAACGCACAGCCAGAATCGGACTGCCCAACCGCTCCAGCAACGTAGCCTGAGCACTACGCGGATTCTGGTTGCCGGTCGGCGTGTTGCGGATGTAGCGGCCATCCGACTGCAGGCTCCAGCTGTGGGTGTTGTCGGTGAGATACAGCTCCAGCTCCTTCTTGACCCGCATGATCAGCTTCTTGCCTTCAACCGGGAAGCAAGTCTCGACGCGCTTGTCGAGGTTGCGCTCCATCCAGTCGGCACTGGACAGGAACATCTGCTCGTCGCCGCCATTGAGGAAGTAGAAAACCCGGGTGTGTTCCAGGAAACGCCCGATGATCGAACGCACGTGGATGTTGTGCGAGACCCCGGCGATGCCCGGTCGCAGGCAGCACATGCCACGCACGACGAGGTCGATGCGCACGCCCGACTGGCTGGCCTTGTACAGCGCGCGAATGATCTTCGGATCGGTCAGCGAGTTGAACTTGGCGATGATGTGCGCCGGTTTGCCGTCGAGGGCGAACTGGGTTTCGCGGGCAATCATGTCGAGCATGCCCTTTTTCAGGGTGAACGGCGCGTGCAGCAACTTCTTCATGCGCAGGGTTTTACCCATGCCGATCAACTGGCTGAACAGTTTGCCGACGTCTTCGCACAAAGCGTCGTCGGAGGTCAGCAGGCTGTAGTCGGTGTACAGGCGGGCGTTGCCGGCGTGGTAGTTGCCCGTGCCCAAGTGCGCGTAACGCACGATTTCGCCGGCCTCGCGACGCAGGATCAGCATCATCTTGGCGTGGGTCTTGAAGCCGACCACGCCATAGATCACCACCGCACCGGCCGCTTGCAGACGGCTGGCCAGTTGCAGGTTGGATTCTTCGTCGAACCGCGCACGCAATTCGATCACCGCGGTGACCTCCTTGCCGTTACGGGCCGCATCCACCAGCGCATCGACGATTTCCGAGTTGGCGCCGGAGCGGTACAGCGTCTGGCGCACCGCCAACACATGCGGGTCCTTGGCGGCCTGGCGCAGCAGGTCGACCACCGGGGTAAACGACTCGAACGGGTGCAGCAACAGGATGTCCTGCTTGCTGATCACGCTGAAAATGTTCTCGCTGTTTTGCAGCAGTTTCGGGATCTGCGGGGTGAACGGCAGGTATTGCAGTTCACGCTGACTGTCCAGACCGGTGATGCTGAACAGCCGCGTCAGGTTCACCGGACCGTTGACCTGATACAACTCGGTCTCGCCCAGGTTGAACTGCTTGAGCAGGTAGTCGGACAGGTGTTTCGGGCAAGTGTCAGCCACTTCCAGACGCACCGCATCGCCGTAGCGACGCGAGAACAGTTCGCCGCGCAAGGCACGGGCCAAGTCTTCGACGTCCTCGGAGTCCAGCGCCAGGTCGGCGTTACGGGTCAGGCGGAACTGGTAGCAGCCCTTCACTTTCATGCCCTGGAACAGGTCATCAGCGTGGGCGTGGATCATCGACGACAGGAACACGTAGTTGTCGCCCGCGCCGCCGACTTCTTCCGGCACCTTGATGATGCGCGGCAGCAGGCGCGGTGCCGGGATGATCGCCAAACCGGAATCGCGACCGAAGGCGTCGATACCTTCGAGTTCGACGATGAAGTTCAGGCTCTTGTTCACCAGCAACGGGAACGGGTGCGTCGGGTCGAGACCGATCGGAGTGATGATCGGCGCGATCTCGTCGCGGAAATAGCGGCGGACCCAGGTCTTGAGCTTGGTCGTCCAGTTGCGGCGACGGATGAAGCGGACCTGATGTTTTTCCAGTTCCGGCAACAGAATGTCGTTGAGGATCGCGTACTGACGGTCAACGTGACCGTGCACCAGTTCGCTGATGCGGGCCAACGCCTGATGCGGTTGCAGGCCATCGGCGCCCGCCTGTTCACGGGCGAAGGTGATCTGCTTCTTCAGGCCGGCGACACGAATCTCGAAGAACTCGTCCAGGTTGCTGGAGAAGATCAGCAGAAACTTCAGCCGCTCCAGCAATGGATAGGACTCGTCCAGCGCCTGTTCCAGCACGCGGATGTTGAACTGCAGTTGCGACAGCTCGCGGTGGATGTACAGGCTGCTGTCATCCAGACCGGGAATGGCAATCGCCGGTGCCGCCGCAGCGGCTTCGGCTACCACCGCGGGTGGAGCAGGCTCCAGCTCCGGCGGGGTTTCGGCGATTTGCTCGACCACGGGTTGAGCGTCTTGTACGGCAACTTCAGTGAGTCCTTCGGTATTCATCACATGTTCCTGGGAGGGCTATTTTTGCTCTCGTAACAATTGAGCGGCACGAACGGCAAAGTACGTCAGGATGCCATCAGCGCCTGCACGTTTAAAGGCGGTCAGGGATTCGAGGATAACCCCTTCGCTCAACCAGCCATTCTGGATCGCCGCCATGTGCATGGCGTATTCGCCGCTGACTTGATAAACAAAAGTCGGCACTTTGAATTCTTCTTTGACCCGGCAAAGGATGTCCAGATATGGCATGCCTGGCTTGACCATGACCATGTCTGCGCCTTCTGACAAGTCCGCCGCCACTTCGTGCAGGGCTTCGTTGCTGTTGGCCGGGTCCATCTGATAGGAGGCCTTGTTGGCCTTGCCCAGGTTCAGCGCCGAACCGACCGCATCGCGGAACGGCCCGTAATAGGCGCTGGCGTACTTCGCCGAGTAGGCCATGATCCGCACATTGACGTGACCGGCCACTTCGAGGGCTTCGCGGATCGCCTGGATGCGGCCGTCCATCATGTCCGACGGGGCCACCACCTGAGCGCCTGCTTCGGCATGGGACAACGCTTGCCTGACCAGAGCGTCGACGGTGATGTCGTTCTGCACATAGCCTTCTTCGTCGAGAATGCCGTCCTGACCGTGCGTGGTGAACGGGTCCAGCGCGACGTCGGTGATCACACCCAGCTCAGGGAACTGCGCGCGCAAGGCACGGGTGGCGCGTTGGGCGATGCCTTCAGGGTTCCAGGCTTCGGCGGCGTCCAGCGACTTCAGTTCCGACGGCGTGACCGGGAACAGTGCCAGCGCCGGAATCCCCAGCTCGACCCATTTGGCCGCTTCTTCGAGCAACAGGTCGATGGTCAGGCGTTCGACGCCCGGCATCGAGGCCACCGCTTCACGACGGTTTTCACCGTCCAGCACGAACACCGGCAGGATCAGGTCATCGACGGTCAGCACGTTTTCACGGACCAGTCGACGCGAGAAATCGTCACGACGGTTACGGCGCAGGCGGGTTGCAGGGAACAAACGGTTGGCGGGGGTAAAGCTCACGGCAGACTCCTGAGCCCGCGCAGACGGGCGAGCGTGACAGTTATAAGCGGCCATTATGACGAACAGATGACAGTTGTGCGCACACTGCGACGTGTAGCCGCATTCCATTGTCGTTGTAGGAAATGTTCACGTCGAGACACATTTGGACACTTTCCTGAATGTGTCCGAAGGGTTAGGCTGCGCGTTCATTTCGCCAGCACCCAGACAATGCTCCAACAATTTCTGCATGACTTCGGCTACTTTGCCTTGTTCCTCGGCACATTCTTCGAAGGCGAAACCATTCTGGTGCTCGCGGGCTTCCTCGCGTTCCGTGGTTACATGGACATCAACCTGGTGGTGGTCGTGGCGTTCTGCGGCAGTTATGCCGGTGATCAGCTGTGGTACTTCCTGGGACGCAAGCACGGGCGCAAGTTGCTGGCACGCAAGCCGCGTTGGCAGTTGATGGGTGACCGGGCGCTGGAACATATCCGCAAGCACCCGGACATCTGGGTCCTGAGCTTCCGCTTCGTCTACGGCCTGCGCACGGTGATGCCGGTGGCGATCGGCCTGTCGGGCTATCCACCGGGACGCTACCTGTTGCTCAACGGGATTGGCGCGGCGATCTGGGCCACCGCGCTGGCGGCCGCCGCCTATCACTTCGGCGCGGTGCTGGAAGGCATGCTGGGCAGCATCAAGAAATATGAGCTATGGGTCCTCGGCGCCCTTCTCCTGCTGGGCCTTGGCCTGTGGCTGCGCCGGCGCTTCAAGAACGCCCGCCTGGCCAAACAGATCTACGCCGATGAGCAAGCCCTGAAGGCCGAACAGGCCAAGTCTGGCGAAACTAAGCCAGTCGAGTGAATCGGTTTCTACAGCAATAGAGACCGATCCCGCTGAGCAGGCTGTAACTAAGCAGGCCGATCCAGCCCACCGCACTGGCCGGCCACAGCCCAACCAGCGGCGCCAGCCACACCAGCGGCACATTCGACGCCAGCCGCAGCAGCTCCAGCTTCAACGCCCACGGGCGATTCTCCAGGGCCACGCCCAAGACAAACAATCCCAGCGCCACTGCACTCCAGCCCAACACCAGGGCGGCGGTTGGCAGGCTCGGCTCCAGGTTCATCAGATAGCTGCCCAGCGCGATGTAGACGCAGAACTGCAACAGCACGTAGAGCTGCTGACGCCCGTCCAGCGGCACTTCGAATTTGCGGAACTGGCTCAAATCCGTCTTGTTCATCGGGTATTTCGCCGCCACGTCCGCCGGTCGCCAACCGGTGCGCATGAACCAGATCCGCAGCTTGTCCCAGGTGCTTTCCGTCCGTCGCGCATCCGCCCACAACTGCGCGTAGAACTGCACGTTCGCCCATATCGGATTCCAGCTCGCCAGCGGCGTGGTCACGCCGAAAATCACCGGTTCGTTGTCGTCTTCTTCCTGGAACGAGCCGAACAGACGGTCCCAAATAATGAACACCCCGCCGTAGTTGCGATCCATGTAGAGAGCGTTCTGTGCATGGTGAGCCCGATGATTGGATGGCGTGACGAAGAACCACTCGAACCAGCCGAGCTTGGGAATGTGCCGGGTATGCACCCAGAACTGGTACAGCAGGTTCAGCGCCGCGACGCTGACGAACACCAGCAACGGCACGCCGACGACCGCCATGGGCAGGTAGAAAATCCAGCTCAGCAGAAACCCGGTACTGGTCTGGCGCAGGGCGGTAGAGAGGTTGTAGTCCTCGCTCTGATGATGCACAGAATGCGCGGCCCAGAGGATGTTGCGCTCGTGGCCCATGCGATGCAGCCAGTAGTAGCAGAAGTCATAAAAGACGAAGGCAAACACCCAGACCCACACGCTGTCGGCCGAAAGTTCGAACAGCGCCAGATGCTTGAGGGCAAACGCGTAGGTCAGCAGGCCCACGCCCTTTGTCAGCAGTCCCGTGGTGGTCGAGAGCACGCCGGTGCTGATGCTGTTGATCGCGTCCGCCACCCGATAGTTGCTGACCCCGCGCCAACGGTCGGCCAGCAATTCGACGGCAATCAGCACAAAGAAAAACGGCACCGCATACAGAATGAAGTCCATGACGCGCCCTGATCGGAATCTTGAGGACAGATGCTATGTGTAGCCGCGAATTAACCCTATGGCAACGAGTGACAAATTAGTGGACATTTAACGCCATGAATCTGGAGAAAAGCCCATGAGCAAAAAAGTTGCAGTGATCCTTTCCGGTTGTGGCGTGTACGACGGCGCCGAGATCTATGAGAGCGTCATTACCCTGCTGCGCCTGGACCAGCGTGGTGCGCAGGTGCAGTGTTTCGCACCGAATATCGCGCAGTTGCACGTGATCAACCACCTGACCGGCGAAGAAATGCCCGAGTCGCGCAATGTGCTGGTGGAGTCGGCGCGCATCGCCCGTGGCGAGATCAAGGACATCCGCGAAGCAGACGCCGAAGACTTCGATGCGCTGATCATTCCCGGCGGTTTCGGCTCGGCCAAGAACCTCTCCAACTTCGCCATCGAAGGCACCGGCTGCACCGTACAACCGGATGTCCTGGCCCTGACCGAAGCGTTCGCCGAGGCCGGCAAACCGGTCGGCCTGATCTGCATTTCGCCGGCGCTGGCGGCAAAAATCTATGGCCCCGGCGTGACCTGCACCATCGGCAACGACGCCGACACCGCAGCGGCGCTGAACAAGATGGGCGCTACTCATAAAGAGTGCGCCGTCAGCGATATCGTCGAAGACAAGGCGCGCAAACTGGTGAGCACCCCGGCGTACATGCTGGCGCAAACGATCAGTGAAGCAGCGGGCGGGATCAACAAACTGGTCGACCGGGTACTCGAACTGACCCACGAAAACGACGCCTGACCCAATTTAAATGTGGGAGCGGGCTTGCTCGCGAAAGCGAACTGGCAGTCACTTTAAGGATGACTGACCTGACGCCTTCGCGAGCAAGCCCGCTCCCACATTGATCTCGGCAAGGCTCAGACTTTGCGGGTCAAGCGGGTCAAAATCCGGTCCAGCGCATTGGCAAACGCCTGCTTCTCGCGCTCCCCAAACGGCGCCGGGCCGCCGCTCATCTGCCCTTGCTCGCGCAAATCGGTGAACAGGTTGCGCACCGCCAACCGATCACCCATGTTCTGCGCATCGAATTCCTTGCCCCGTGGGTCCAGCGCCGCAACGCCCTTTTTCACCAGACGGTCAGCCAACGGCACATCGCTGCAAATCACCAGTTCACCGGAAACCGCGTGTTCCACCAGATAGTCATCGGCGGCATCCGGGCCACTGGGCACCACGATCAGCTTAACCAGCGCCAGCCCCGGCTTGATCTGCGGCTGCCCCGCCACAAGCACCACTTCAAACCGGCGCTTGAGGGCGAACTTCACCACCAGATCCTTGGCCGCCCGAGGGCAGGCGTCGGCATCGATCCAGACACGCATCGTGTTTTCCTCCGTTAAAAGCATCGCGGGCAAGCCTTGCTCCTACAGGTTAGCGCTGAACCTGTGGGAGCGGGCTTGCCCGCGAATGTGAGCGAAGCGAATGCTTTAAGAAACAGCCACCCGCCGCTTCTCAGCCACCCAGCTACGACCATACAACACAACAATCGCAGCAATCGCCACCGCCTGGGCCGTCAGCGAATACGCATCCGCATGAATCCCCAGCCAGTCGAACTCAAAGAACGGCACAGGCCGCGTGCCGAAGATCCCGGCTTCCTGCAACGCCTTCACGCCATGTCCGGCGAACACCACCGACAACGCGCAGAGCAGCGCGGCGTTGATGCTGAAGAACAGCGTCAGCGGCAGTTTTGCCGAACCGCGCAGGATCACCCACGCCAGACCCACCAGCAACACCAGCGCCGTGGCGCCACCGGCCAGCACTGCGTCATGGCCCGCCGGGCCTGCCTGCAACCACAGGGTTTCGTAGAACAGAATCACTTCGAACAGTTCGCGATACACCGAGAAGAACGCCAGGATCGCAAAGCCGAAACGCCCACCGCCGCCCACCAGACTGCTCTTGATGTAATCCTGCCAGGCCGCGGCATGGCGACGGTCGTGCATCCACACGCCGAGCCACAGCACCATGACGCTGGCGAACAGCGCTGTCGCACCTTCCAGCAATTCACGCTGTGAACCACTGACATCGATCACATACGCCGCCAGTGCCCAGGTGCCCAGACCGGCCAGCAGCGCCAGCCCCCAACCGAAGTTGACGCTGCGCACTGCCGACTGCTGGCCAGTGTTGCGCAGAAAAGCGAGGATCGCCGCCAGCACCAGAATCGCTTCCAGGCCTTCACGCAGCAAGATCAACAGACCGGAGATGTAGCTCAGCGACCAGCTCAAGCCATCGCTGCCCAGCAAACCGGCAGACGTCTTCAACTTCGCCTTGGCGGCTTCCAGACACTGCTCGACCTGATCGATCGGCAAGCCATCCTGCAGCGACTGACGATAAGCCATCAGCGACTTTTCAGTGTCCTTGCGCACGTTGGCGTCGACATTGTCCAGGGAGCTTTCGACCAGTTCGAAGCCTTCCAGGTACGCCGCTACCGACAGGTCATAGGCTTGATCGTGGTCACCGGCGCGGTAGGCCGCGACGCTCTTGTCCAGGGTTGCGGCGGTGTAGTCGAGTAACTGCGCCGGGCCACGCTTGACCTGCGGCGGCTGCGCCCGTTGCGCGCGGAACGTCGCGGCGGCTTGCGGGCCGTCAGCGGCCTGTACTTCTGCCGGGGTCTGACGGGCCAGATCGGCAATGTTGTAGACCTTGTCGCCATTGCCGGTAGCCGGATCGGCGCTGAAGCTGGCGATGTAGGTGGCCAGGTCCCAACGCTGACGATCATCCAGCTGATCGGCGAAGGCCGGCATATCCGTGCCCTCAACCCCGAGGCCCAGAGTGTTGTAGATCGCGTAGAGACTCAGGTGATCCAGACGTGCGTTATCACGCAGATTGGCCGGCGGTGGCGTCAGGCCGACGCCTGCCGGGCCGTCGCCCGCACCGGTGTCGCCATGGCACACCGAACAGTGCTGAGCGTACAGCGGCGCGCCACGGGTCGGGTCCGGGGTAATGATCGGCGCCTGGCTGACCTCATAGGCCACGGCCAGTTTCGCGCCGAGTTGCCGCGCCTGACGTGCGACGTCAGCGCCCTCCTGGTGCGCGGCGATCGCGCTGCGCAGCGTGCCGATGCCCTGTTCCAGCGCGGCCTTTTCCGGTTTGGCTGGCATTGCCGCCACCAATCCTTGCAAAGCCTGGGCGAACTCAAGTTGCTCGCGATATTCGGACTCGTTGACGACCTTGCCTGCCTGCACCGCTTCCGGGTAGTCCGCACCGATGTAGTCGAGTAAATGCAGGGCTTGCGGTGCGCCTTCCACCGTGTCCGCCAGCAGGTTGAAACTGCACAAGGCAAACACCGGCGCTAGCAGCCAGGCCAGGAAACGGGAGGGGGCAATCATGAATGAATCTCAATTGGAAACACGAAGTAACATATTGTTCCCTCCCAATGACTTTCACTCAAGCTTTGTTGGCATTTCCTGCGCAGCGGCGTGTACATTTGACCTCAAATTGCCACCATCCGCTGGACATGCTCAAGGAAGAATCATCGCTCATGAGATCACGCGTCTTTTTCTCTCTGCTGCTATGCACTGCGCTGCAACTGAGCGGTTGTGCTGCCTACCGCAACTACGATCTCGAGCTGGAGCAAACTACCGATCAGCTTAAAACCGGTAATCCTCAAGGCGCGCTCTCTTTGCTTGAAGTGCACAATCCTGGAGAAGAAAAAGACCTGCTTTATTACTTCGAGAAGGGCGCTGTGCTGAGTGCGGCAGGGGCTCTGCCGCAAAGTCAGGTGGCCTGGCGCAGCGCCGAACAAATGGTGATCCAGCGTCAGGACACGGTAGAGTCCACCGGCACCAAACTCCTGTCCGCGATGGGTGATCACTGGGGCAGTATCATCAACGACAAGTTGCGTCGCTACGATGGCTACGACTACGAAAAAGTCATGCTGACCACACAAATGGCGCTCAACCAGTTAGCGGTCAATGACTTCGACGGCGCCAGGGCCGACATCAAAAAAACCCACGAACGCGAGGCACTGATTGCCCGACAACGGGAACAGGAATACGGGCGGATAGAAGAGGAAGCCAAGGCCCGGGGCGTTCGCGTGCATTACAAGGATTTGCAGGGCTATCCGGTGATGACCCTTGACGCCCCCGCAGTGATGGCTCTGAAAAACGGCTATCAAAGTGCGTTCAGCCACTATCTCGCCGGGTTTACCTATGAAGCCCTGGGCGAACGCGATCTCGCCGCACCGGGTTATCGCCATGCCATTGAATTGCGACCCGACCTGCCCTTCTTCGAACAGGCATTGCGCGATCTCGACAAGCCCCGAGCCAAGGCTGATGAAAGCGATGTCCTGATCATCGTCCAAAGCGGACTGGCGCCGGCGCGCAGTTCGGTTCGCGTCCCGTACCCGGTGCGCCTGGAGGACAATCAGGTCATCGTCGCCAACGTATCTTTTCCGGTCATGGTGCCCGACACCTCGACCTCGGCCTTCACCCAGATGAGCATCGATGGCCGCAAACAGAAGCTGATCCCCGTAAACAGCATCACCGATATGTCACTGCGCACGTTGCGCGATGACATGCCGGGCATCATTCAGCGCACGGCCTATCGCGCCTATCTGGCCGCGTCAGTGCAGGGCACCGACAATCGACGCGACCCGAGCAAAGCGTCGTATGTGACTCACTATGACGGCTTCGAGCACGCAGACACCCGAACCTGGCGCACTTTGCCGAATCTCACGCTGGTGGCACGACTGCACCTGAAAAAAGGCGACCATCTGCTCAGCCTGCCAAATGCCCCCGGCGCAGCGCCGCTAAAAATCCGCATCGACCAGAACCATCAGGTCATCGGTCTACGGGCTTTGGGTGATCGGATTTACGTCAACGGCAGTGCCTTTCAGCCTGCCCTTTCCCCTGAAAGCCGCGTGTCCAGCCTGAAATAAGTAGTGGCACTAGACGATAAAATAAAAGCAAAAAGCCACTGCTTTGCCACCATCCATGTTTATAATGCCGCGCCCTCGCGACCGCGAGACGGCATTTAAGCTCCTCATGTTTGAGGAACTGGCAGGACGCCAACATCCCTGTCAGTGGGTCCCATCAGCCCGACCAGCACGCGTGGCTGCAAAAATTCAGGGAAGAAGTACCCGCCATGGCATCCCGCGCCCTTACCGCGATCGCGCTCAGCGCTGTCACGTTGCTCTCCGGCTGTTCCGCCTTCC of the Pseudomonas sp. MAG733B genome contains:
- a CDS encoding cytochrome c/FTR1 family iron permease; the encoded protein is MIAPSRFLAWLLAPVFALCSFNLLADTVEGAPQALHLLDYIGADYPEAVQAGKVVNESEYREQLEFAQALQGLVAAMPAKPEKAALEQGIGTLRSAIAAHQEGADVARQARQLGAKLAVAYEVSQAPIITPDPTRGAPLYAQHCSVCHGDTGAGDGPAGVGLTPPPANLRDNARLDHLSLYAIYNTLGLGVEGTDMPAFADQLDDRQRWDLATYIASFSADPATGNGDKVYNIADLARQTPAEVQAADGPQAAATFRAQRAQPPQVKRGPAQLLDYTAATLDKSVAAYRAGDHDQAYDLSVAAYLEGFELVESSLDNVDANVRKDTEKSLMAYRQSLQDGLPIDQVEQCLEAAKAKLKTSAGLLGSDGLSWSLSYISGLLILLREGLEAILVLAAILAFLRNTGQQSAVRSVNFGWGLALLAGLGTWALAAYVIDVSGSQRELLEGATALFASVMVLWLGVWMHDRRHAAAWQDYIKSSLVGGGGRFGFAILAFFSVYRELFEVILFYETLWLQAGPAGHDAVLAGGATALVLLVGLAWVILRGSAKLPLTLFFSINAALLCALSVVFAGHGVKALQEAGIFGTRPVPFFEFDWLGIHADAYSLTAQAVAIAAIVVLYGRSWVAEKRRVAVS
- the elbB gene encoding isoprenoid biosynthesis glyoxalase ElbB; the encoded protein is MSKKVAVILSGCGVYDGAEIYESVITLLRLDQRGAQVQCFAPNIAQLHVINHLTGEEMPESRNVLVESARIARGEIKDIREADAEDFDALIIPGGFGSAKNLSNFAIEGTGCTVQPDVLALTEAFAEAGKPVGLICISPALAAKIYGPGVTCTIGNDADTAAALNKMGATHKECAVSDIVEDKARKLVSTPAYMLAQTISEAAGGINKLVDRVLELTHENDA
- a CDS encoding YaiI/YqxD family protein, translated to MRVWIDADACPRAAKDLVVKFALKRRFEVVLVAGQPQIKPGLALVKLIVVPSGPDAADDYLVEHAVSGELVICSDVPLADRLVKKGVAALDPRGKEFDAQNMGDRLAVRNLFTDLREQGQMSGGPAPFGEREKQAFANALDRILTRLTRKV
- a CDS encoding sterol desaturase family protein, with the protein product MDFILYAVPFFFVLIAVELLADRWRGVSNYRVADAINSISTGVLSTTTGLLTKGVGLLTYAFALKHLALFELSADSVWVWVFAFVFYDFCYYWLHRMGHERNILWAAHSVHHQSEDYNLSTALRQTSTGFLLSWIFYLPMAVVGVPLLVFVSVAALNLLYQFWVHTRHIPKLGWFEWFFVTPSNHRAHHAQNALYMDRNYGGVFIIWDRLFGSFQEEDDNEPVIFGVTTPLASWNPIWANVQFYAQLWADARRTESTWDKLRIWFMRTGWRPADVAAKYPMNKTDLSQFRKFEVPLDGRQQLYVLLQFCVYIALGSYLMNLEPSLPTAALVLGWSAVALGLFVLGVALENRPWALKLELLRLASNVPLVWLAPLVGLWPASAVGWIGLLSYSLLSGIGLYCCRNRFTRLA